One window from the genome of Marinobacter sp. LV10R510-11A encodes:
- a CDS encoding aldehyde dehydrogenase family protein — MSISAFNHPLNLAFVALLKEAGMPEDWCQAVICDNDTAQQLATDPRVGFLSFIGSSSVGWHLRSQLAPGTGCALEHGGVAPVIADINADFDAMLPLLVKGGFYHAGQVCVSVQKVFVHEDDCDALATALVALADKLTVGDPASDQTAVFTRDLDVAMDSVRKLNATAVMVNDHTAFRVDWMPFGGRGSSGLGMGSIPYSIHEMTREKLMVIKSPGL, encoded by the coding sequence GTGTCCATCAGTGCGTTTAACCATCCCTTGAACCTGGCGTTTGTCGCGTTACTAAAAGAAGCCGGCATGCCGGAAGATTGGTGTCAGGCCGTCATCTGCGATAATGACACAGCGCAACAATTGGCAACCGATCCAAGGGTCGGCTTCCTGTCGTTTATCGGCTCCTCCAGCGTCGGCTGGCACCTGCGCTCCCAGTTGGCACCCGGCACCGGTTGCGCGCTTGAACACGGTGGCGTGGCCCCCGTCATTGCCGATATAAACGCCGATTTTGATGCCATGCTGCCGTTGTTGGTTAAAGGCGGTTTTTATCACGCGGGCCAAGTCTGCGTATCGGTACAAAAGGTCTTTGTGCATGAGGATGACTGTGATGCGCTCGCAACCGCGCTGGTGGCACTGGCCGATAAACTCACCGTGGGTGATCCGGCCAGCGACCAGACCGCCGTTTTTACTCGTGATCTCGATGTGGCCATGGATAGCGTGCGCAAACTCAACGCCACCGCCGTCATGGTAAACGACCATACTGCGTTTCGTGTCGACTGGATGCCTTTTGGTGGACGGGGCAGCTCGGGCCTGGGCATGGGCAGCATTCCCTACTCGATACACGAAATGACACGAGAAAAATTGATGGTCATCAAGAGTCCGGGATTGTAA
- a CDS encoding FMN-binding glutamate synthase family protein: MVFRHIFILSGLVLSAVLLLAGIVWPGVNWVWLLIGPLLLIGAHDLIQNKHTLLKIYPVIGHFRYLFESVRRELQQYFVESDLDGAPINREFRSLAYQRAKKADDTRAFGTIFDVYRDGYEWVNHSLAPKKCLPVNLRVSFGGPECTRPYEASPLNISAMSYGALSRNAVMALNRGAKLGNFAHNTGEGGISEWHLEYGGDLIWQIGTGYFGCRTPDGVFDPDLFTEQATQDVVKMIEIKLSQGAKPGHGGLLPAAKLTEEIARIRMVPMGEDVLSPPGHSAFSSPVELLQFVAQLRKLSGGKPVGFKLCPGNRREFLGVCKAMLETGLRPDFITVDGGEGGTGAAPVELTNSVGMPLRDGLHFVHNALRGIGVRDKIRIIASGKAFSAFHILRMMALGANTVNSARGMMLALGCIQSRSCNTDKCPTGITTQNPARYKQLDVTDKGMRVANYHHSSLEALAELLSILGKDQLEDLEPEDINRRVNQDSFKNYAELYPCIDEGCLLHTDCAPDSWASDWHQATAYSWR; the protein is encoded by the coding sequence ATGGTGTTCCGCCACATTTTTATTCTTTCAGGTCTGGTGCTAAGCGCTGTATTGCTCCTCGCCGGTATTGTATGGCCGGGAGTGAACTGGGTCTGGTTGCTTATCGGGCCGCTGCTTTTGATCGGCGCCCATGATCTGATCCAGAACAAACATACCCTGCTCAAGATCTACCCGGTGATCGGACACTTCCGTTACCTGTTCGAATCCGTTCGCAGGGAGCTGCAGCAGTACTTTGTAGAGTCCGATCTCGATGGCGCCCCGATCAATCGGGAATTTCGCAGCCTGGCCTATCAGCGTGCCAAAAAAGCTGACGATACCCGCGCCTTCGGCACCATCTTCGATGTTTACCGCGACGGTTACGAATGGGTAAACCACTCCCTGGCACCCAAGAAGTGCCTCCCGGTCAATCTGCGGGTTTCTTTTGGTGGGCCAGAATGCACCAGGCCCTATGAGGCCTCCCCGTTAAACATCTCGGCCATGAGTTACGGCGCCCTGAGCCGCAATGCCGTGATGGCACTCAACCGGGGCGCGAAACTCGGAAATTTTGCCCACAACACCGGCGAAGGTGGGATCAGCGAGTGGCACCTTGAGTACGGTGGTGACTTGATCTGGCAAATCGGAACCGGTTATTTTGGTTGCCGCACGCCGGACGGGGTATTCGATCCGGACCTGTTTACAGAGCAGGCGACACAGGATGTGGTCAAGATGATTGAGATCAAACTGTCTCAGGGTGCCAAGCCCGGGCATGGCGGCCTGCTGCCAGCCGCCAAGCTTACCGAAGAGATTGCCCGTATCCGCATGGTGCCCATGGGGGAGGATGTATTGTCACCACCCGGGCACTCGGCTTTCTCCAGTCCCGTGGAATTGCTGCAGTTCGTTGCCCAGCTCCGCAAACTCTCGGGCGGCAAGCCGGTGGGATTCAAGCTGTGTCCAGGTAACCGGCGGGAGTTCCTGGGTGTCTGTAAAGCCATGCTGGAAACCGGCCTGCGGCCGGATTTCATTACCGTAGACGGCGGTGAAGGCGGCACCGGCGCCGCGCCGGTTGAGTTGACAAACTCGGTGGGCATGCCGCTGCGCGATGGCCTACATTTTGTGCACAATGCCTTACGAGGTATCGGTGTTCGCGACAAGATCAGAATTATTGCTTCCGGAAAGGCCTTCTCTGCGTTTCATATCTTGCGAATGATGGCTCTCGGGGCCAACACCGTGAACTCAGCCCGCGGCATGATGCTGGCACTGGGCTGCATCCAGTCCCGCAGCTGCAATACTGACAAATGCCCTACCGGTATCACCACCCAGAACCCCGCCCGCTACAAACAGCTGGATGTTACCGACAAGGGCATGCGGGTTGCGAACTACCACCACTCCTCCCTGGAAGCCCTGGCGGAATTGCTCAGCATCCTGGGCAAGGATCAGCTGGAAGATCTGGAGCCCGAGGATATTAATCGAAGAGTCAATCAAGACAGCTTCAAGAACTATGCCGAGCTTTATCCCTGCATTGATGAGGGCTGCCTCTTGCATACGGACTGCGCGCCGGATTCATGGGCCAGCGACTGGCATCAGGCAACTGCGTACAGTTGGCGCTAG
- a CDS encoding IS256 family transposase, which yields MTKSNVIDLAGREEDKDPLTALLRTGARTLIHNAVEAELKEVLESHRDRRLEDGRAGVVRNGYQPERQLQTGIGPVTVRIPKVRAKTGEPVTFRSALVPPYVRKTKSLEAALPWLYLKGISTGEMSEALEVLVGPQARGLSAATVARLKKTWGQEYSTWRDSPLDRDKWAYIWADGVYSGLRSQEDKLCALVIIGVNEHGQKRLLAVEDGVRESTQSWREVLLKLKGRGMNVPKLAIGDGAMGFWAALEEVYGKTRQQRCWMHKTMNILNCLPKSSQPKAKGMLHEIWQAETRAAAEKAFTLFVHTYEAKYPKATRKLQTDHDELLAFYDFPAMHWQSLRTTNPIESTFGTIRHRTKRSKGCLSRDGMLHMMFKLGQCAEQKWRRLRGYQSLGQVIANVKFKDGIEESESDQKVA from the coding sequence ATGACGAAGAGTAACGTGATCGACCTGGCAGGTCGAGAAGAGGACAAGGATCCATTGACTGCATTGCTGCGAACAGGAGCCAGGACACTCATTCATAACGCTGTAGAAGCGGAACTGAAAGAGGTCCTGGAAAGCCACCGTGATCGACGCCTGGAAGACGGCAGAGCCGGCGTGGTTCGCAACGGCTATCAGCCTGAACGCCAGCTCCAGACCGGCATTGGTCCGGTGACTGTGCGGATCCCGAAAGTGCGGGCCAAGACGGGTGAACCAGTGACATTCCGCTCTGCTCTGGTGCCGCCCTATGTACGGAAGACGAAGTCACTCGAGGCGGCGCTCCCGTGGCTCTATCTCAAAGGCATCTCAACCGGTGAGATGAGCGAAGCGCTGGAAGTGCTGGTCGGGCCGCAAGCCCGTGGCCTGTCAGCCGCTACGGTGGCTCGCCTGAAGAAAACCTGGGGGCAAGAGTACAGCACCTGGCGTGACAGTCCGCTGGATCGGGACAAGTGGGCCTATATCTGGGCAGATGGCGTCTACAGTGGCCTGCGTAGCCAGGAAGACAAGCTGTGCGCGCTGGTTATCATCGGCGTCAACGAACATGGCCAGAAACGCCTGCTGGCTGTCGAAGACGGTGTCCGTGAATCCACCCAGAGCTGGCGGGAAGTCCTTCTCAAGCTCAAGGGCCGCGGTATGAACGTACCGAAGCTGGCCATCGGTGACGGTGCCATGGGCTTCTGGGCCGCGCTTGAGGAAGTCTACGGCAAGACCCGTCAGCAGCGCTGCTGGATGCACAAGACCATGAACATCCTGAACTGCCTGCCGAAGTCGTCGCAGCCAAAGGCGAAGGGGATGCTGCACGAGATCTGGCAGGCAGAGACCCGAGCTGCAGCGGAGAAAGCCTTCACGCTGTTCGTTCACACGTATGAGGCGAAATACCCAAAGGCGACCCGCAAGCTGCAGACTGATCATGACGAGCTTCTGGCCTTCTACGATTTCCCTGCCATGCACTGGCAGAGCCTGCGCACGACCAACCCGATCGAATCGACCTTCGGCACCATTCGCCACAGAACGAAGCGCTCGAAGGGTTGTCTGAGCCGTGACGGCATGCTGCATATGATGTTCAAGCTGGGTCAGTGCGCGGAGCAGAAATGGAGACGCTTGCGCGGCTATCAATCGCTGGGCCAGGTCATTGCTAACGTGAAGTTCAAGGACGGTATTGAAGAGTCCGAATCAGATCAGAAGGTCGCTTGA
- a CDS encoding aconitase family protein: MTDNVAQKLIRNHLVDGEMIPGTEIALKIDQTLTQDATGTLVMLELEAMGLDRVRTELSAQYVDHNLIQEDHKNPDDHLFLYSACQHFGVWFSRAGNGVSHAVHMERFGKPGKTLLGSDSHTPAAGSMGMLAIGAGGLEVAMAMAGEPLYTKMPEIWELWSIVVFKEFHQATF; encoded by the coding sequence ATGACCGACAATGTCGCACAGAAACTAATACGCAATCACCTCGTCGACGGCGAGATGATACCGGGCACCGAAATCGCTTTAAAAATCGACCAGACCCTGACCCAGGATGCCACCGGCACCCTGGTGATGCTGGAACTGGAGGCCATGGGCCTAGATCGGGTCAGGACCGAACTGTCGGCCCAGTATGTGGATCACAACCTGATCCAGGAAGATCATAAGAATCCCGACGATCACTTGTTCTTGTACAGCGCCTGTCAACACTTTGGGGTGTGGTTCTCCCGTGCCGGCAACGGCGTCTCCCACGCAGTGCACATGGAGCGTTTCGGTAAACCCGGCAAGACACTCCTGGGTTCGGACAGTCACACCCCCGCAGCAGGCTCCATGGGCATGCTGGCGATCGGCGCCGGCGGCCTGGAGGTGGCCATGGCTATGGCCGGCGAACCACTCTACACCAAGATGCCCGAGATCTGGGAGTTATGGTCAATAGTGGTGTTCAAAGAATTTCATCAAGCGACCTTCTGA
- a CDS encoding acetolactate synthase large subunit, whose product MTNNVPSDRKSRARLMKASDLFVKALENEGVQYIFGVPGEENLDLLNSLKNSSIRLILTRHEQGAGFMAATYGRLTGQPGVCLATLGPGATNLITPAAFAQLGAMPMLMITGQKPIKTSKQGRFQILDVVDLMRSVTKFTKQIVNGNTIASLVRESFRLAIEERPGAVHLELPEDIANEECAETVFPPIGHRRPHATQDVLREATSMIEAAKSPLLLIGAGANRKRVSEALTAFVEATGMPFFTTQMGKGVVDERHPLYLGSAALSDHDFLHCAIDRADLIINVGHDVVEKPPFFMEHDGQQVLHVNFSPAEVDAVYFPQLNVVGDIAFSVQQLARLIKNKQHWDLSFFKTIKTEVDQHLSKYFFDTRFPMLPQRLVHVLRETLAEDAVLSLDNGVYKIWFARNYKCYSPNTMLLDNALATMGAGLSSAMMAKMLYPNTQVVAVCGDGGFMMNSQELETAVRLKLNLVVIIVNDNAYGMIKWKQHAMGFDNFGLDYANPDFVTYAQSYGAHGYRIQNDEHFQQTLDTCLTSTGVHVIELPVDYSLNHEILNVMLKEKTCQL is encoded by the coding sequence ATGACCAACAACGTGCCCAGCGACAGAAAATCTCGCGCAAGACTGATGAAAGCATCTGACTTATTCGTAAAAGCGTTGGAAAATGAGGGAGTCCAGTACATTTTTGGCGTTCCCGGCGAAGAAAATCTCGATTTACTGAATTCATTAAAGAACTCGAGCATCCGCTTGATTCTCACCCGCCATGAACAAGGCGCGGGGTTCATGGCAGCCACCTATGGCCGTTTAACCGGTCAGCCCGGCGTCTGCCTGGCAACCCTTGGGCCTGGCGCAACCAATCTGATCACGCCGGCGGCTTTCGCCCAGTTGGGCGCCATGCCGATGCTCATGATTACTGGGCAAAAACCAATCAAAACAAGCAAGCAAGGTCGCTTTCAAATCCTCGATGTGGTGGATTTGATGCGCTCGGTCACCAAATTCACCAAGCAGATTGTCAATGGCAACACCATTGCCTCACTGGTGCGCGAGTCGTTTCGCTTGGCCATCGAAGAAAGGCCAGGGGCCGTGCATCTGGAATTACCGGAGGACATCGCCAACGAGGAATGCGCGGAGACGGTTTTTCCGCCCATTGGTCATCGCCGCCCCCACGCCACGCAAGACGTACTGCGCGAAGCAACCAGCATGATCGAGGCGGCAAAAAGCCCGCTGCTGCTGATCGGTGCGGGTGCTAACCGCAAACGCGTCAGCGAGGCATTGACGGCTTTCGTCGAGGCCACCGGCATGCCGTTTTTCACGACCCAAATGGGCAAGGGTGTTGTCGACGAACGCCACCCACTGTATCTGGGATCAGCCGCCTTGTCCGACCACGATTTTCTGCATTGCGCCATTGACCGGGCGGATCTGATTATCAATGTGGGCCACGATGTGGTGGAAAAGCCACCGTTCTTTATGGAGCATGACGGCCAGCAAGTACTTCATGTGAATTTCTCACCCGCCGAGGTGGACGCGGTGTACTTTCCCCAGCTCAACGTGGTGGGGGATATCGCCTTTTCCGTGCAACAACTGGCGAGGCTTATTAAAAACAAACAACATTGGGACTTGTCCTTTTTCAAAACCATCAAAACAGAAGTAGACCAGCATCTTTCGAAGTATTTTTTCGATACCCGGTTCCCGATGCTGCCGCAACGTTTAGTACATGTGCTGCGAGAAACCCTGGCGGAAGATGCAGTGCTTAGCCTGGATAACGGCGTTTACAAAATATGGTTTGCCCGCAACTACAAATGTTATTCCCCCAACACCATGCTGCTGGATAATGCACTGGCTACGATGGGCGCGGGCTTGTCCAGCGCCATGATGGCTAAAATGTTGTACCCCAATACTCAAGTCGTGGCTGTTTGTGGTGATGGCGGTTTCATGATGAATTCGCAGGAGCTGGAAACCGCTGTTCGCCTGAAGCTTAATCTCGTGGTGATCATCGTCAACGACAATGCCTACGGCATGATTAAATGGAAACAGCATGCCATGGGTTTTGACAATTTTGGCCTGGATTACGCCAACCCGGATTTTGTTACTTACGCCCAAAGTTACGGCGCCCACGGCTACCGGATACAAAACGATGAGCACTTTCAACAAACTCTGGACACCTGCTTGACGTCTACCGGGGTTCACGTCATTGAACTGCCCGTGGATTACTCACTCAATCATGAAATCCTCAACGTCATGCTTAAGGAGAAAACATGCCAACTGTGA